Proteins from a genomic interval of Leptospira kanakyensis:
- a CDS encoding 1-acyl-sn-glycerol-3-phosphate acyltransferase, protein MKPKKRTVTYDFLIKLVSFTKSLVFHSIEENFSDADNHLETPYPSALLCNHVSEADVVSLSMVYPRLKPKIKMIIPAREDILEPGFLQKEFRAKGIIKWIFRFIDATKIIPFLLRYIGAVPIKRPFRDNTRELIKKGELRDKVDNEWNDLVAHIKKGRNLFMFPEGTYNHDGFLNQVKRGAYYIKSKIGQLHFNSFTLTYDHLSYKKTKLYIKYGKPFQFDPDFSADQVVRLVGERLGKNYTVTLGNLTSFVLLKFGKETKIKQQQFVELLLKLKKQIEISFPEITLASELRGETFQIQLESIFSKLKNFKLIDWENQIIHTKETLYHLPKSLHNLKKLNTVLYHRNQLTAHISQLEEIWNGVFTGHGAYHETT, encoded by the coding sequence ATGAAACCTAAAAAAAGAACGGTTACTTACGATTTTCTAATCAAACTCGTGAGTTTCACTAAAAGTCTCGTTTTCCATTCCATTGAAGAAAATTTTTCAGACGCAGACAATCACTTAGAAACACCCTATCCTTCTGCCTTACTCTGCAATCATGTATCAGAAGCAGATGTTGTTTCACTTTCGATGGTTTATCCGAGACTCAAACCAAAAATCAAAATGATCATTCCAGCAAGAGAAGACATTTTAGAACCAGGGTTTTTACAAAAAGAATTTCGTGCCAAAGGAATCATCAAATGGATTTTCCGATTCATTGATGCTACAAAAATCATTCCATTTTTATTACGTTATATTGGAGCCGTCCCCATCAAACGTCCATTTCGCGACAATACAAGGGAACTAATCAAAAAAGGAGAGTTACGAGATAAGGTAGATAATGAGTGGAATGACCTTGTGGCTCATATTAAAAAAGGTCGAAACTTGTTTATGTTTCCAGAAGGAACCTACAACCACGATGGTTTCCTAAACCAAGTGAAACGTGGTGCCTATTATATCAAATCCAAAATCGGCCAACTTCATTTTAATAGTTTTACACTGACTTACGATCATCTTTCTTATAAAAAAACAAAACTATATATCAAATATGGAAAACCATTTCAATTTGATCCGGATTTTTCCGCCGACCAAGTTGTACGTCTTGTGGGCGAAAGACTTGGAAAAAACTATACAGTCACTTTAGGAAACCTAACCTCTTTTGTTTTATTAAAATTTGGAAAAGAAACCAAAATCAAACAACAACAGTTTGTCGAATTACTTTTAAAACTCAAAAAACAAATCGAAATTTCATTCCCTGAAATCACCCTTGCTTCCGAACTGAGAGGAGAAACTTTTCAGATTCAATTGGAATCCATATTTTCCAAACTAAAAAACTTCAAACTCATTGACTGGGAAAACCAAATCATTCATACCAAAGAAACACTTTACCATTTGCCAAAATCACTTCATAATTTAAAGAAGTTGAATACAGTTTTGTATCATAGAAACCAACTTACGGCCCATATCTCCCAATTAGAAGAGATATGGAACGGAGTATTTACGGGACATGGAGCTTATCATGAAACCACTTAA
- a CDS encoding MarR family EPS-associated transcriptional regulator, translating into MKENFQYNDHHLKLLQLLEENPHLSQRDASDVLGLSLGKVNYILKAFLDKGLIKMNNFRNNKNKLSYTYLLTPQGIEEKARITLHFYEIKKREYEALKAEVEKLGEIAEELI; encoded by the coding sequence ATGAAAGAAAACTTCCAATACAATGACCACCACCTCAAACTTTTGCAATTGTTAGAGGAAAATCCCCATTTATCCCAGAGGGACGCATCGGATGTCCTGGGTCTTAGTTTGGGTAAAGTGAACTATATTTTGAAAGCCTTTTTGGATAAGGGCCTAATCAAAATGAATAACTTCCGTAATAATAAAAATAAACTTTCTTACACTTATCTACTAACTCCTCAAGGAATCGAAGAGAAGGCTAGAATCACCTTACATTTTTATGAAATCAAAAAACGAGAATACGAGGCCCTTAAAGCCGAAGTAGAAAAGTTAGGTGAAATTGCGGAAGAATTAATCTGA
- a CDS encoding GDP-L-fucose synthase family protein — protein sequence MNQSSKIYVAGHRGLVGSALVKVLNQLGYKNVIGRSHSEMDLANQSMVLDYFAKEKPEYVFLAAAKVGGIHANNTYPAEFIFSNLQIQNNIIDASYRYGVKKLCFLGSSCIYPKFARQPMEEGQLLDGKLEPTNEPYAVAKIAGIVMCQSYNRQYNTNYISVMPTNLYGPGDNYHPENSHVLPALIRRFHEAKINKLPEVVIWGTGNPLREFLYSEDMARACVFLMQNYDVSGDPKGGEHVNVGSGIEVSIKELAETVKAVVGFPGNLTFDLTKPDGTPRKLLDVSKLHRMGWKHEVELRAGVALAYEDFLQKQN from the coding sequence ATGAATCAATCTTCAAAGATCTATGTTGCCGGTCACAGGGGACTAGTTGGTTCTGCTTTAGTAAAAGTTTTAAACCAATTAGGGTATAAAAATGTAATTGGTAGATCCCATTCTGAAATGGATTTAGCAAACCAATCTATGGTTTTGGATTATTTTGCTAAGGAAAAACCTGAATATGTTTTCCTCGCTGCCGCTAAAGTCGGTGGGATCCATGCAAATAATACTTATCCGGCTGAATTTATTTTTTCTAATCTGCAAATACAAAATAATATCATTGATGCATCCTACCGGTATGGGGTGAAAAAACTTTGTTTTTTAGGATCATCCTGTATTTATCCAAAGTTTGCAAGGCAACCCATGGAAGAAGGTCAGTTGTTGGATGGTAAACTAGAGCCAACAAACGAACCTTATGCGGTTGCAAAAATTGCCGGTATTGTGATGTGTCAATCGTACAATCGTCAATATAATACTAATTATATATCTGTTATGCCAACAAATTTATATGGACCGGGCGATAACTACCATCCTGAAAATTCTCATGTATTGCCAGCTCTCATCCGTCGTTTTCATGAAGCAAAGATAAACAAATTACCTGAAGTGGTGATTTGGGGAACTGGAAATCCTCTAAGAGAATTTTTATACTCAGAAGATATGGCAAGAGCCTGTGTTTTCCTAATGCAAAACTATGATGTCTCGGGAGATCCCAAAGGCGGCGAACATGTCAATGTTGGATCCGGAATTGAAGTGAGTATTAAAGAACTTGCAGAAACAGTAAAGGCGGTTGTTGGTTTTCCGGGAAATTTAACCTTTGATCTAACAAAACCAGATGGAACACCTAGGAAACTTCTTGATGTATCGAAACTTCATCGAATGGGCTGGAAACATGAAGTGGAGCTACGGGCAGGGGTGGCTTTGGCTTATGAAGATTTTTTACAAAAACAAAATTGA
- a CDS encoding phosphoglycerate dehydrogenase has product MHKIFVSTFPFCRTSPKALEVLESNGCQVVVNPLGRKMKPSEVTEAAQNFDALIAGTEELTPLVTTTKSLKLISRVGVGLDSVPLDLCKEKGISVAYTPDAVSPAVSELALSLIVDTMRKVTYSDREIRRGEWTRPYGERIGGSTIGILGFGRIGKRVASHLLGYLPKKILVCDLLDQTESITLFNDSACQIEKMNGMLGKNWSKTTVEQVSFQTLLKKSDALTIHLPLTKETKDLLNYENLSLMKASAVLINTARGGIVNENDLYKVLKDNLISAAAVDVFEEEPYKGPLCELENIILTQHMGSCSNDCREDMEREAAENVVGFFSGGSWERVV; this is encoded by the coding sequence ATGCATAAAATTTTTGTTTCTACTTTTCCATTTTGCCGAACAAGTCCTAAGGCTCTAGAGGTTTTGGAGTCAAATGGTTGTCAGGTGGTTGTTAATCCACTTGGTCGAAAAATGAAACCGTCTGAGGTAACCGAGGCGGCGCAAAATTTTGACGCTTTGATCGCCGGTACAGAAGAATTAACTCCTCTAGTGACAACTACGAAGTCATTAAAATTAATCTCTCGTGTGGGAGTTGGTTTAGATAGTGTTCCATTGGATCTCTGCAAAGAGAAAGGAATTTCTGTTGCTTATACACCAGATGCCGTTTCTCCTGCTGTTTCTGAGCTTGCCCTAAGTTTGATTGTGGATACAATGCGGAAGGTGACTTATTCAGACCGAGAGATTCGACGAGGTGAATGGACAAGGCCTTATGGTGAAAGGATTGGTGGTTCTACCATTGGAATTTTAGGATTTGGAAGGATTGGCAAACGAGTTGCTTCCCATCTTTTAGGTTATTTGCCAAAGAAAATTTTGGTTTGTGATCTGTTAGACCAAACTGAATCGATAACTCTATTCAATGATTCAGCATGCCAGATCGAAAAAATGAATGGAATGCTTGGGAAAAACTGGAGTAAAACTACTGTTGAACAAGTTAGTTTTCAAACTTTACTAAAAAAATCTGACGCGCTTACCATTCACCTTCCACTAACAAAAGAAACTAAAGATTTACTAAATTATGAGAACTTATCACTGATGAAAGCTAGTGCCGTTTTGATTAACACTGCTAGAGGCGGAATTGTTAATGAAAATGATTTATACAAAGTTTTAAAAGATAACTTAATTTCCGCAGCCGCAGTGGATGTATTTGAGGAGGAACCTTACAAAGGACCACTTTGTGAATTGGAAAATATAATTCTAACGCAACATATGGGTTCTTGTTCCAACGATTGTCGGGAAGACATGGAGAGGGAAGCTGCAGAAAATGTGGTTGGGTTTTTTAGTGGCGGAAGTTGGGAGAGGGTGGTATGA
- a CDS encoding ABC transporter ATP-binding protein: MRVLSEEYRKLWNLLSKRRKVQYFLVLILIIITAFAEVLSLGAIIPFLGVLISPEKVFEIHELQFLWEILKIKNSNEILLPITFIFAIGALIAGLFRLCLLYITTRLSFAIGADLSVEIYKRTLYQSYFDHVSRNSADVISGITSKANGVVFYVLQPILTLVSSVFLLSVILLGLFSIDPYITTLAFAIFSLLYLVIAFNAKKKLSRDGKITAQSQTILQKSLQEGLGAIRDVILDGTQRFYINLYSQADIPYRRAQGNSQFVSTSPRYTIEALGIALMAIFAYQLSLSSTNLLNVIPLLGSLAMGAQRMLPVLQQCYSAWAYLKIGKPTLIDVIKLLDQPFSVIERNAEESFSERMILRSSIELKDVSFRYGDGLPLVIDRVSLKIEKGQRIGFVGKTGSGKSTLIDIVMGLLTPTDGNLCVDGTTVDQKNVSEWQRNIAHVPQSIYLSDSTVAENIAFGISIDEIDFNRVRTAARKAQIADHIESLKLGYNTIVGERGIKLSGGQRQRIGIARALYKNATVIVFDEATSALDNETEKAVMESIDGLGKELTILMIAHRLSTVENCDKIVRMDSGRVVSA; the protein is encoded by the coding sequence ATGAGGGTTCTTTCGGAAGAATACAGAAAACTTTGGAACTTGCTTTCAAAGAGAAGGAAAGTGCAGTATTTCCTTGTATTGATTTTAATTATCATAACAGCTTTTGCAGAGGTATTGAGTCTTGGGGCAATTATTCCTTTTTTGGGAGTTTTAATCTCTCCCGAAAAAGTCTTTGAAATTCACGAACTTCAGTTTCTTTGGGAAATTTTAAAAATCAAAAACTCAAATGAGATTCTTTTGCCGATCACCTTTATATTTGCAATAGGGGCACTTATTGCTGGTTTGTTTCGTTTATGCCTGCTATATATAACAACACGCCTTTCCTTTGCTATAGGAGCTGATCTTAGTGTAGAAATTTATAAGAGAACACTCTATCAATCTTATTTTGACCATGTCTCCAGAAACAGCGCTGATGTAATTAGTGGGATAACCTCAAAGGCAAATGGTGTTGTGTTTTATGTCCTTCAGCCAATATTAACTTTAGTATCTTCTGTGTTTTTATTATCAGTTATATTATTGGGTTTGTTTTCTATTGATCCATATATCACGACATTAGCGTTTGCGATTTTTTCTTTGCTTTATCTTGTGATTGCTTTCAACGCTAAGAAAAAACTTTCTCGAGATGGTAAAATTACAGCGCAAAGCCAAACTATCCTTCAGAAATCATTACAGGAAGGTTTAGGAGCCATTCGTGATGTTATCCTTGATGGAACTCAGCGTTTTTATATAAATCTCTATTCTCAAGCTGACATTCCTTATCGCAGGGCACAAGGTAATAGTCAATTTGTGAGCACGAGTCCGAGATACACAATTGAAGCACTTGGGATTGCCTTGATGGCGATTTTTGCCTATCAACTAAGTTTGTCATCAACTAATCTTCTCAATGTAATACCACTCTTGGGCTCATTGGCTATGGGTGCACAAAGGATGCTCCCGGTTTTGCAACAGTGTTATTCAGCATGGGCTTATCTGAAGATTGGTAAACCAACACTTATTGATGTTATTAAACTATTGGATCAACCATTTTCGGTAATTGAGCGTAATGCTGAAGAATCTTTCAGCGAGCGAATGATTCTAAGATCTTCCATCGAACTCAAGGATGTATCGTTTCGGTATGGGGATGGCTTACCTTTGGTTATAGACCGTGTTTCATTGAAGATTGAAAAAGGGCAAAGAATCGGTTTTGTAGGTAAGACGGGTAGCGGAAAAAGTACTTTGATAGACATTGTAATGGGTCTATTAACTCCAACAGATGGTAATTTGTGTGTCGATGGAACTACCGTTGATCAAAAAAATGTGAGCGAATGGCAACGGAACATAGCACATGTTCCCCAGTCTATATACCTATCAGATAGTACGGTTGCAGAGAATATTGCCTTCGGAATTTCTATAGACGAAATAGATTTTAATAGGGTTAGAACTGCTGCGCGCAAGGCTCAGATTGCAGATCACATAGAATCTCTGAAACTGGGTTATAATACCATTGTGGGTGAACGTGGAATCAAACTATCTGGCGGTCAAAGACAAAGGATTGGAATTGCCAGAGCATTATATAAAAATGCAACTGTGATTGTCTTTGATGAAGCGACGAGTGCGTTGGATAATGAAACAGAGAAAGCAGTCATGGAATCTATCGATGGGCTTGGAAAAGAATTAACCATTTTAATGATTGCACATAGGTTATCTACAGTTGAGAATTGTGATAAGATTGTGAGAATGGATAGCGGTCGGGTAGTGTCTGCGTGA
- the pseC gene encoding UDP-4-amino-4,6-dideoxy-N-acetyl-beta-L-altrosamine transaminase has protein sequence MIPYGKQNINQSDIDAVVSVLQSEFLTQGPWIPKFEKIVSTYCGTSYATATNSATAALHIACLALGVNKGDIVWTSPISFVASANCALYCGAEIDFVDIDSKTYNISADRLAEKLEIAQRNNKLPKVVIPVHLAGQSCEMERIFELSKKYGFYIIEDASHAIGGKYNGEPIGSCKYSDIAVFSFHPVKIITTGEGGMALTNSEKLNGIMQRLRSHGITRYPAEMTHPPDGLWYYQQIDLGYNYRITDIQAALGVSQMNRLDEFVQKRHSIANYYNVLLKDLPVVTPYQMSDAFSSYHLYIVRLKLKELNISHNQIFERFRNAGILVNLHYIPIYRHPYYEKMGFKKEDYPESESYYSEAISIPIYPELTNEEQKFVVQSLLTPLGHQTIF, from the coding sequence ATGATCCCATACGGAAAACAAAACATTAACCAATCGGATATTGATGCTGTTGTAAGTGTCTTGCAATCGGAATTTTTGACTCAAGGTCCATGGATTCCTAAGTTCGAAAAGATTGTTTCAACTTATTGTGGCACCTCATACGCTACCGCAACAAACTCTGCGACAGCGGCTCTTCATATCGCATGTTTAGCGTTAGGTGTCAATAAGGGCGATATTGTTTGGACTTCTCCAATTAGTTTTGTTGCAAGCGCAAACTGCGCACTTTATTGCGGTGCAGAAATTGATTTTGTTGATATTGATTCCAAAACTTACAACATCTCCGCAGACAGACTTGCTGAAAAGCTGGAGATCGCTCAGAGAAATAATAAACTTCCAAAAGTTGTAATCCCTGTTCATCTTGCTGGTCAGTCTTGTGAGATGGAAAGGATATTTGAATTATCAAAAAAGTATGGTTTTTATATCATTGAAGATGCTTCTCATGCGATAGGTGGAAAATATAATGGCGAGCCTATTGGTAGTTGTAAGTATAGTGATATTGCCGTTTTTAGCTTTCATCCAGTAAAAATAATAACAACAGGGGAAGGAGGTATGGCGTTAACTAACAGTGAAAAATTAAACGGAATTATGCAAAGATTGAGAAGTCATGGGATCACTAGATATCCGGCAGAAATGACTCATCCCCCGGATGGTTTGTGGTATTATCAGCAAATAGATTTAGGTTATAATTATAGAATTACAGATATCCAGGCCGCCCTTGGTGTAAGTCAGATGAACCGCTTAGATGAGTTTGTTCAAAAAAGGCATTCAATTGCAAACTATTATAACGTATTATTGAAGGATCTTCCCGTAGTCACTCCTTACCAGATGTCTGATGCGTTTTCTTCTTATCATTTATATATTGTTCGGCTAAAGCTGAAAGAATTGAATATCTCTCATAATCAGATCTTTGAACGATTTAGAAACGCTGGCATTTTAGTTAACTTACACTATATACCAATTTATAGGCATCCTTACTATGAAAAAATGGGATTCAAGAAAGAAGACTATCCAGAGTCAGAGTCTTACTATTCAGAAGCAATAAGTATTCCAATTTATCCTGAGTTGACCAATGAAGAACAGAAATTTGTTGTTCAAAGTTTATTAACACCCCTCGGGCACCAGACTATTTTTTAA
- the pseF gene encoding pseudaminic acid cytidylyltransferase, translating to MKDIIAIIPARGGSKRIPRKNIKDFFGKPVISYPIMNALESKIFTEVMVSTDDEEIASVAKNVGANVPFIRSAENSTDLSSTVDVLLEVLFQYEKLGRYFEYGCCIYPSTPLLKQARLVEGRNLLFSEADTDVVIPVLRYSHPIQRALAIGKNQEITQLDPKMMTARTQDLQIAYHDSGQFYFFRTESLRKYKTIWCPNAKGIELEESETQDIDTIEDWKLAELKFRLLQNK from the coding sequence ATGAAAGATATCATTGCCATCATCCCTGCAAGAGGTGGTTCTAAACGAATTCCTCGAAAAAATATAAAAGATTTTTTTGGTAAACCTGTGATTTCATATCCGATTATGAATGCCCTTGAATCAAAGATTTTTACAGAAGTGATGGTGTCTACTGACGATGAAGAGATTGCCTCAGTTGCAAAAAACGTTGGGGCCAATGTCCCGTTTATTCGAAGTGCAGAGAACTCTACCGATTTGTCTTCGACAGTCGATGTTCTCCTCGAGGTTTTATTTCAGTATGAAAAACTAGGTAGATATTTTGAGTATGGATGCTGTATTTATCCAAGTACACCATTATTAAAGCAGGCGAGGTTGGTCGAAGGTAGGAATTTGTTATTCTCCGAAGCAGATACAGATGTAGTCATTCCTGTTTTGCGATATTCCCACCCCATACAGAGAGCCCTTGCCATTGGGAAAAACCAGGAGATTACTCAACTCGATCCTAAGATGATGACAGCAAGAACTCAAGATCTGCAAATTGCCTATCATGACTCAGGACAGTTTTATTTTTTTAGAACCGAATCGTTAAGAAAATATAAAACTATCTGGTGTCCCAATGCGAAAGGTATTGAGTTAGAAGAATCAGAAACTCAAGATATAGATACTATAGAAGATTGGAAATTGGCAGAGTTGAAATTTAGACTTTTACAAAATAAATGA
- a CDS encoding N-acetyl sugar amidotransferase: MIKYCTRCVMPHTKPDLHLDDEGICNACRSYEKRTEVEWVSRGKELDLIIEKYKNKGSNWDCIVPVSGGKDSTYQVVRMIQLGLNPLCVTATTCDLSAIGRKNIENIKKLGVDLVEFSPNPIVRAQLNKIGLSEVGDIAWPEHVGIFTIPIRAAVQFNIPLVVWGENSQNEYGGPAAAAENNVLTRRWLEEFGGLLGLRVSDLSATYGINEKNLIPYQYPTDEELKRVGVTGLFLGHYLPWDGLSNALIAQANGFHSYGEPCEGSMVDYENLDNHFHGIHDYFKFLKFGFARATDQASLHIRRGRITRKDGMEVVRERDGKFPWTYLGKSLEAMLDKIDVSLPEFQKICDRFTNKKIFLKDSSGELLRDKYGNLTKVNYDNV; this comes from the coding sequence ATGATAAAATATTGTACTCGATGCGTAATGCCACATACGAAACCCGATCTTCATCTCGATGATGAAGGAATTTGTAATGCTTGTCGGTCTTATGAAAAACGAACCGAAGTAGAGTGGGTTTCCCGAGGAAAGGAACTAGATCTAATTATAGAAAAATATAAAAACAAAGGATCCAATTGGGATTGCATAGTTCCGGTTAGTGGAGGTAAGGATAGTACCTATCAAGTTGTCAGAATGATACAGCTAGGTCTAAATCCCTTATGTGTTACTGCCACTACTTGCGATCTATCTGCAATTGGCAGGAAAAACATTGAGAATATTAAAAAATTAGGGGTCGATTTGGTTGAGTTTTCTCCAAATCCGATCGTTCGTGCCCAGCTAAATAAAATTGGTCTTTCTGAAGTTGGGGATATTGCTTGGCCAGAACATGTTGGTATTTTTACGATTCCTATTCGTGCTGCAGTTCAGTTTAACATTCCTTTGGTGGTTTGGGGTGAAAACTCTCAAAATGAGTATGGCGGTCCTGCTGCCGCTGCCGAGAACAATGTGTTGACGAGGAGATGGTTGGAGGAATTCGGTGGTTTGCTCGGTCTTAGAGTATCTGATTTATCCGCTACATATGGTATTAATGAAAAAAATCTAATCCCATACCAATATCCTACTGATGAAGAGCTAAAAAGAGTAGGTGTTACTGGTTTGTTTTTAGGTCATTATCTTCCTTGGGATGGTCTTTCTAATGCATTGATAGCCCAGGCTAATGGATTTCATTCCTACGGAGAGCCATGTGAAGGTTCGATGGTTGATTATGAAAATTTAGATAATCATTTCCATGGAATACACGATTACTTTAAGTTTTTAAAATTTGGATTCGCTCGGGCAACAGATCAGGCATCTTTACATATTAGGCGCGGAAGAATTACACGCAAAGATGGTATGGAAGTTGTAAGAGAAAGAGATGGTAAATTTCCTTGGACATACTTGGGTAAATCTCTTGAGGCAATGCTTGATAAAATTGATGTTTCACTACCAGAGTTTCAAAAAATATGTGATCGATTTACCAATAAGAAAATATTTCTCAAAGATTCTAGCGGGGAGCTTTTGAGGGATAAATACGGAAATCTAACAAAAGTTAACTACGACAACGTATGA
- the hisH gene encoding imidazole glycerol phosphate synthase subunit HisH: MKVGVINYGMGNLGSVVKAVEDIGYTCKILSHPKDIWDCARVILPGVGSFFDGMARLKDEDWHTELHQYVLEDKNALLGICLGMQMLATFGDEGGGHEGLGLISGRVERFDKLGCSERIPHVGWNEIEEKISDPLFSKIPNKTDFYFVHSFVFNCEKTENITSTCLYGFHFPASVRNGNVMGVQFHPEKSSKAGRQLILNFLEQKEWSR; this comes from the coding sequence ATGAAAGTTGGTGTAATTAACTATGGAATGGGGAATCTAGGTTCTGTAGTCAAAGCTGTCGAAGATATTGGATACACTTGCAAAATATTAAGCCATCCAAAAGATATTTGGGACTGTGCGAGAGTGATTCTTCCTGGGGTTGGCTCTTTCTTTGATGGAATGGCTAGGTTAAAAGACGAAGATTGGCACACAGAACTTCATCAGTATGTATTAGAAGATAAAAATGCATTACTTGGAATTTGCCTTGGTATGCAGATGTTAGCTACTTTTGGTGATGAAGGCGGTGGTCACGAGGGATTAGGTTTGATTTCCGGTCGAGTAGAGCGATTTGACAAACTAGGATGTTCGGAGCGGATTCCCCATGTTGGATGGAATGAGATTGAAGAAAAGATTTCAGATCCGTTGTTTTCCAAAATTCCCAATAAAACTGACTTTTACTTTGTGCACAGTTTTGTATTTAATTGTGAAAAAACAGAAAATATAACTTCAACCTGTTTGTATGGCTTTCATTTTCCTGCTTCAGTGCGAAATGGAAATGTTATGGGTGTCCAATTTCATCCAGAAAAAAGTTCCAAAGCTGGAAGACAGTTAATACTTAATTTTTTAGAGCAAAAAGAATGGTCAAGGTAA
- the hisF gene encoding imidazole glycerol phosphate synthase subunit HisF, whose protein sequence is MVKVRIIPTLLWKDLGLVKGVGFNSWRRIGSLLPAIKVFNARDVDELILNDIAASVSGQPPDFDTLEGVSNESYVPFTVGGGIQSVDDITKILRYGADKVSINSSAYTSPRIIEESAKKFGSQCVVASVDVKRSPEGYFCYSHSGTKNTGQKVIDWVKELEARGAGEILLTSIDRDGTMEGYDLELISLVTSNVKIPVIASGGAGNYQDMVDAILIGKASAVAAASIFQFTDQTPTEAKKYLHKAGVSVRKNFEIGNF, encoded by the coding sequence ATGGTCAAGGTAAGAATTATTCCAACGTTACTTTGGAAAGATTTGGGTCTAGTGAAAGGTGTTGGATTCAATAGTTGGAGAAGAATTGGATCATTACTTCCTGCTATTAAAGTTTTTAACGCTAGAGATGTGGATGAGTTGATTCTGAATGATATCGCTGCCAGTGTTTCTGGCCAACCTCCAGACTTCGATACTTTGGAAGGTGTGTCTAACGAATCTTATGTTCCATTCACTGTTGGGGGCGGAATCCAATCGGTCGATGATATAACGAAAATTTTGCGGTATGGTGCCGATAAGGTCAGTATCAATTCTTCTGCATACACAAGCCCTCGTATCATTGAAGAATCAGCAAAAAAATTTGGATCTCAATGTGTAGTTGCCTCTGTCGATGTAAAACGTAGTCCAGAGGGATATTTTTGTTATAGTCATTCTGGCACCAAAAATACCGGTCAGAAAGTCATTGATTGGGTTAAAGAACTTGAAGCCAGGGGTGCAGGTGAAATCCTTTTAACTTCTATTGATCGCGATGGTACAATGGAAGGATACGATTTGGAATTAATCAGTTTAGTTACATCAAATGTAAAAATCCCTGTCATTGCATCTGGTGGAGCCGGTAACTATCAAGATATGGTGGATGCCATCTTAATAGGGAAAGCTTCTGCTGTAGCCGCTGCAAGTATATTTCAATTCACTGACCAAACACCAACAGAGGCAAAAAAATATTTGCACAAAGCAGGTGTTTCTGTACGTAAAAACTTCGAAATCGGAAATTTTTAA
- a CDS encoding GNAT family N-acetyltransferase, which translates to MHLSVRPATEDDCKLIFDWANEPEVRNASFYTEKIEWPKHVSWFLQKLNDPNSLILIFEVDGLNAGQIRFDRNGEYFEIDYSIDINYRGKGLGKSIVSLGISKINSQFKKTIKILAKVKKGNSISAKVFRNLGFKELNLVNGDYEFKYE; encoded by the coding sequence TTGCATCTGAGCGTTAGGCCAGCTACGGAAGATGACTGTAAGCTGATATTTGATTGGGCCAATGAACCTGAAGTAAGAAATGCTTCTTTTTATACCGAAAAAATTGAATGGCCGAAACATGTTAGTTGGTTTTTGCAGAAGTTAAATGATCCAAATTCGCTAATTCTAATCTTTGAAGTTGATGGGTTAAATGCTGGTCAGATTCGGTTTGATAGAAATGGGGAATATTTCGAAATAGACTATTCTATCGATATTAATTATCGCGGAAAGGGGCTCGGTAAAAGCATAGTAAGTTTAGGGATTTCTAAAATTAATAGCCAGTTTAAAAAAACGATAAAGATTCTAGCTAAAGTAAAAAAAGGTAATTCAATTTCAGCAAAGGTTTTTCGAAACCTTGGTTTTAAAGAATTAAATTTGGTTAACGGTGATTATGAATTCAAATATGAATAA